ttaatgttatttttaaccgacttcaaaaaagtaggaggtttctcaattcgactgtatatattttattctgttaaGTATTCGTATGACAATTTTTGACTATACTTTACGAAGTCATTACCATAAAAactcatttgtttttttaattcatttaatatatttaaaatcaatacaaacttaatataaacaagattgaggtgtctttattttaaaatacctgtGTCTTTTCAAGTGCTCGTAGTtgtttacacgataccaaaacataAACAGTGTAGTGTACAAAACAAAAGTAGCTATAAAGTGCAGAGCCGAATATACAAATGAAATTTTTctgacaatataatattttaggcCTATCACAGATCATTGTATTAGATCATAGAATCCCTCAAAATTATCACATTTTCGGGagtttttcaatgttttctgaaagtttctttttaacacgattataataatagcttcacttgtaactatgtatgtaagaaaatcatggattcttaatttgacccactctccggtcttcgattaggatgaaattttgcacacgctccgggttctgatgacaatacattaCTAGATAAACATTATTAcgaatccaatatggcggcctccacAAGAtagcggactggctgtttgtgCTGATAGAAATACGAAAAAACAGTcgcgtgacttaaatccaatatagcggacgtccaagatggtgGACATGCTATTTGAAATACACCCcctatgatatgggtatcaaatgaaatggtttgctatcaggaatacgaaaaaactccatttgtaatttttagtgcgtgctaaaagcgtgtattttaatctattatattattatatgttaatGGTAACAGGTAAGAGGACTAACACTTGTCTAGattaaatggtttttaaaaaaaatctagctGAGTGCTAGTCTGGCTCGCGCACCGAGTGTTCTGTACAAACCTGCTAacctattcactatttggtCCTCATTATAcacctactaaaataaacattaaatcaattgagatattttatctatctattgtataatatccaccagtagacATCAGATGACATATTTTgctacatagaatctcaatttcgtataatatatcaactaacatacgtcaaagccTTAGCCTGCTGGGTGTCTATATTGTACAATTCGCAAGTTTAAGTTCAAATTCACCtctatatctctctctgtttaacacgatactaaagaaagatagaggtgaattcgaaactcgaacttacgaattatataaaaaatcatttcagaATCGCTCTCCTGTAAGTAAAAGTTGTGGAATTTTATTTGCTAAGTGATATCAATAACATAACAATGTGCAAAGCTGGAGGAGCATACATTTAATACAATGGTCCATATCGTTTCATTAATTCTTTATCACTTGCCTGTCAGGGTGTCAATACAAGTTAATCGTTTGATAATAACCAAGTCCAATTAAAAGCTAATAAGTTTTATGTGACCTATGGATGTAACtgaaaattcatggttttcgCAATTTCTGTCTGCCAATTTCGCAAAATCTGTACTCTAGGATGTTGCTTTATGCTAAATTTCAAGTTAACATATGATTGACTAAAAGCATCTTTTAGGTTTTGATTTACTGGCGAGTTGCAAGTATCACAGTATGCGGCTTAAATTGCTGTTCATTTTGATTGCGTGGACATAGaagtttaattttgttacaCCTTAAGGTATTATATACCTGAGTATTCGATatgaatttcaattttttaacTCTGCTCTTATAGGAGgaaaagtaaaacttaaaattttaaaaaatattttcattaaaatttgacTATTAATTGGTTTTCGCAATTTTTCCTTTATCTGTGCTATAAAACGATATATCATCAACCTGTATCCGTTCATTGCTGAACTTCATACAGCCatttcccactaccttcttaatATCGTCAGATCATCTAGCTGGAGGGtatcctacactgcgcttggtGGTTCGTGGTCTCTCCAGAACCCGTCTGCCCCAGCAACATAAAGTTTTCCTTTACAAAAGGTGTTgcttcatatcaaatttaaaaatttcgagTTTATTGGAAGTACCCTGTAGGTTTGGATTATTTTGCGAGTGTTGTAAGTTTGCAGCATAATCGGCTGTATCTTTTGTTGGATTTGTTTCACAGCTCTAACGGATAGTAGACCTGAGTATTTGATATGAATTTCAGCTTGATACCTCCACGCGTTCCTGAGAAAAAGGGCCTTGAGACAGACAAACAGGTGAACAAATTGTCCTAACccctaaaaataaaagataatagaAAGTTGCGGTAGATTGAAAACAGAAGTTAAGTCGCATCTAGACTGGATAGATTGTAACAAATTAACATTAATTTGGCAGTGTCGTAATTTATTAATGCCGCGTATGCCAACTAGATATTCAATCAGCTAATTATATCGGATCATAACCACCAATTGTGCTAAAATAAGATAAACTAAGATGGTAAACGTAACAATATTACATACGAAAGTTCTGATATAGAATAGATGTAGAAATAATATGAGGCTGCGCTAATCGCCTTATTGACCGGTTGCTGGACGAGCTTGTTGCCACTTCGTGCAAGTTCGGCCTCTCTTCGCGTAGACAtcgaacattttttaaaatgtccGCTGCGCGTTGAGGGCACCACTGCGCACTTGTTTAGCGTCCTACTATGCGACGTTGCCAAATGTATTGACTCAAATACGAACGAAGACAAAACGTACGCGCGTGGAGTGTGAACTTAAAACCGgcagcttttttatttatcgaACGCTAGTGTTTTAACAACTAATGAAAATTTTCTACAATGAAAtgatttacaataaataataactctGATTCTTTGTGATGAAAAACTAGCCTGTGCTTAACATATTAGTGTATCGGTGAAAACATAGATTGCTCTGGTTAACAAAGGAAAGCTTCGAACATAaatgaactttaatttttttattaaggatATGCTTTCAAAAACGTCACAAAACAAAGTATAATTAAGGCAGCTGAAGTGAAATAAAGAAACTGGTTATTCGAAGGCGCCGATTGTGATATGGGGGAACGGGGCGCAACGGGGGGCGCTTGGGGTGCGCGCGACGAAGCCTCGTGGTGGGAGGGTGGCTCTGGTGAAATACAGCATCAACAACAATTAAATGAAGAGATTGCTAGAAGTACCGCTTCTGCTACTCATCAATTGTATACCTATAAAATGACCGGTGGCTTTTCTAATAATGGTGCTGACAACTCAACGCCAGGGTTCGATTACCGTATAATGACTGGTTCTAACACACGTGAAGAATCTCCTCAACAACCGTGGTGGTATGCTTCAGGGTCAGTAGAATCACAACAGACATCGTCGCCCACGGTATAGTCAtaaattttcatgaatttactaataactagcggacgcccgcgacttcgtccgcgtgaagtagatgtaaacttttaactacccctgccttaccctacccctactcctaccctacccattatggctgcacacgcgacggaagcttaaaaaattgagtaacttctcccgttttctcaacatttctctttactgctctgctgctattgatcgtagcataatgaaaagtatactataacctgcccaggagtatgtagaataattgtaccaagtttcgttaaaatccgtccagtagtttttgtttctataaagaacatacagacagacagacagacagacagacagacagacagacagacagacaaaaattttactgattgcatttttggcatcagtatcgatcactaatcaccccctgatagttattttggaaatatatttcatgtacagaattgacctctctacagatttattataagtatagattataaaaccATTTTTTATCAAGGTAACCCTACCCCGGAAGAGGAATAGGGTTAAccttaaattatttacttaacttctttCCTTTTTGTTTGTCTttggaaaaaaaactaaattaatgatTCGaagattaattacttaattaaactCTAGCAAAagctagttaaaaaatattatttcactttATTATAGGATTACATTCACATGAATAGAATTTCATCTTTCgagttaaacttttaaaaatatgaaatgaaatacctattcagattttttgatttGTTCACTTCTATCTTAAATATTCTTCTTTCACATCACTAAAGTTAGTTGTCATTTAGTCAACTTGTGAATGGTTTTCAagtgaaaattgaaaatgaaaaaacaatAATTGCATGCTTGTactgtttgtttttgttgtgaTAACCTAAAAAACGCAAACGATTTAACATTtctatttttgttaatatttatgttaaaggAAGGTCGTTAATTGTTTATTCTcgttttatgtatattataaagaggtggaAGGTTAAAAAGAGCACTTCATTGAAATAAGATTAATTTCTCACACCGTACACATTAGTTAAACTAAGTATCGTAAATAACAATGTCTGATGACTACATAGATATTTATACTTACTATTCCTATCTGCAAGGATACCCTAACCTTTGCCCTAACGTACGTGaatatttacctatattattCTATTAGTTTTGTgtcattatgtttattttatcggCCTATACAGGACCAGTAGGACTCACAAAAGAAAGGgacaaatggaaaaagatgaaggaggcttatacccgaaggggcccattattaactagtacataatttaattatttagataaatatatagataagttaaaatagttttaagatattgataagtactatctaaatgggataaataaagctttttattaggtattattattatacaggaCCAGGCCTCCACTAAAGCATAGGCGATATGAAGTTAAGACTCACCGGAACCACTTTActcattatgtatttttatagatacctgttaatttttaaaaagagaacTTAAACATCAATTAGGCAAAATCCACCTGTCATAAATATAAGTTGATATTGGCATATgacataataacaaataaatattgtagaTTATGAATACAtaactgttttattatttaatttaaagtttccaAGCCTATAATTTAAGGTTAAAGTGCCCTTAGTTTCAGTTTtaacataggtacctacataattaatattttttgttaagagtgcaaatgatttgatttttcatttatccCACGAAACTGATAATGCTTGTGTATTTGTTAAAATCTGTGGCTATAGGTTGTTGTAGGTTATCACAAAATGTTTTGATAACCAATGAAccaataatagttaataataatctaaccaCCAAATATTATGAAGTGTGTAGTCAATCAATTTGAAATAGAGTTTAAAAAACATTTCAGAAGTAGCTAGTTATTATTTGATTTGGACCATCCAGGTGATAGTGCTTCTTCATCAGCTCATTTTAACAACTCAATACTGGACCAGGGGCCTCAGCCAAGTGGcacgtagattctctttctacaaacactaacgctcCGACACTACTATATTCAGAGGCACCATTATCCGCtcactttaatataaaattcaaaattcattaatttcaagtaggctcggcttacaagcacttttgaaatgtcagttgTAAATATTCTTCCACCGGTTcaaaaggcaggttctgctgaaaagaaccagcaagaaactcaactgttgctgtttttaaaaaaaatgttttataatttacaattgataacaacattgcaatttattatagttttacttcttgtgtgacggtggaagctgatccaatggcctccaagcacctttatcattaaggaactcatcaatggtgtagtaacctcgactaagttaAATGTCTTTTAACACATTGtctaaagctatgcattggcaggtccatcatatactcgcgtcatattaaagtggctggataattgtgccactgagtatattaataatactcaaaacattaaaatatgtattcttGTTGTTATAATATACaacaattttaacttttttatattctttttaaaactttcaacttttaattGATAATGTGCCTCTTTATAATGTATTAACAAGTATTTTGTGTGTCCTTAAACTTTATGATAAATACAAAGAGTTTAAGTAATCTATAAAATGcaatatgataataaattatttatccttAAATAAACCATACCTTTACATTAAGTCTGATTCTAGTTTACctaagaattattttatttaactgaaTATGAAAATAGAAACCATATGAGGCAAAAACTGACTGACTCTAAATAACtgactttaaattttgtataaattataataacatgtACATCATAAGGTAATGTTCATATTGGGAGGCAATTTAAATGTAACAGTAGGTCAAATCAACAAAAATGTTTATGAATCATCAGTAAAGAATGTCAGTTTGTTATCaaggaatttaaaaatataataatttgttggcGAATGCAAATTTGCTAAGaccaagaattttaaaattttatgaaattgaatTCCAAACGTTTGTTTTAGCCCCAAAACCAGTCTAGCCCTGATTCAGATCAAAGCAACCAGGCCAACGGGCAAATCCAACAAAATCATCAGGCTCTTAGACAACAGGCTCAGGAACAGAACCAGATTCAACAGAGCCAGTTACAACAACAGTTGCAACAGCAACAACAAAATCTGCAACAGGCACTCCAACATCAGACCCAGAATTTGCAACAAACACTGCAACACCAACAACAGACGTTGCAACAAATGCTGCAACAAcaacagcagcagcagcagcaaaATAATTCACAGCAAGCAATACAGTTGCAAGTGAGCCAGGCTCAAGCCCAGGCTATAGTGCAAGCCCAGGCTGCACTGCAACAACAAGTGGCACAGACACTGCAGCAACAACAGCAAAGTCTGCAAGAACAGTTGCAAgcaacacaacaacaacaaatacaGGCTGCTTTGCAACGGCAATCTGCTACCTTACAGGTGAAGTATTTACTAATCTGATCATATTATCTCTAATTTTAACAGCTCTATATGCTACAGTAAGCCTAGCATACGACCCAAGACTCAACTGAAAGTCTTTGCTTCACTTCGAAAATACTGCTTTCTCTTATGTTTCGATGGGAATTGTCTTTttatgtctttttctcttcaaaGTTTTTATCATTCTGGTAAGATGTTGTAGAAACTGAAATTGGTATGGAttatcatcttagattgcatcatcacatgcCATTGGATaagatagcagtcaagggctaacttgtaaagaacaaaaaaaggCCCACGGGAACCACAGaatttagatatatttatactaatattatgaagctgaagagtttattttatttgtttggttgaacgtgctaataTCAGgcattactggtccgatttgaagaattagttcagtgttagatagcctttttttcgaggaaggctataggctatatattatccccggctATAGGCGATAGGCTAtataaaccgcgcggcgtcagctagtgtacaaATGTGTGTATAAATGTTGTTCAATAACCAATAACCAGTGAAAGTctcatttaaatcggttcaaccAATTCAGAGATTAACCcagacaaacatacagacaccAATTTTTAAACACTTAATGAAACAgttatttcgaaataaaatctatttccattccaaatttcagccttaTAGCTTCAGTAGTAGGGgcgttaatgagtaacaaacatccaaacgaacatccatacaaattttcgcgtttataatattagtaggataggattctttctttattataaaaataaaaacttcataGTATAAACATGATGGTAATTTCCAGGAGTTGCAACAGCAAGCCCAACAGCAGGCGCTCCTGTCACAGGCGACCAACAAAGGCAGGATGCCGCGGGCGAAGCCCTACAACAAGCCGCGCGGCCGGATGACCGCGTACGCTTTCTTCGTGCAAACGTGCCGGGAGGAGCATAAGAAGAAACACCCAGAAGAGAATGTTGTGTTTGCCGCCTTTTCCAAGAAGTGTGCTGAGAGGTGGAATGTATGTATTTAGAATGTAACTTGTTTTTCTTTCAACACGGTCGCtgcggcacgaggtcaattgacctcgtaccagcAAAAAAGGATTTTAGCGTCTTAAAGAGTTAACAGGTCGATAAACCTCGTTCCGCACCACAGatagttttagtacgaggtcctcgtaccgcaccaggggaaagtacagaaaaatcagtgccgcagcgaacgtgttaacaggtaaaatactagcagacgcccagaCTTTGTATGCCCTTAAatctctttaatccggctctatcgtaaaatcatttttttagcggcagtataatgtaaaaaaatataaaatatacttaattaacgacagcgtttttaacgtttcgaataatttatgaaatacttattttttaaattgagttttctatgaaatccttaacttttttaattgatacagatatatttcggacccttaatcCCGTGTACTACATgaatgaatattgtttatattaaaggagatggtccattaaatgtccactcttgtaccctgtatcattaaaatttaaaaaatacaaggattttattaaaatttattaaagtgaataaatctaactaaataaaaagaaataaataaaataaaaacccaagtttttgagttatatcaagatggcacccatagagcaactatgacatgacaattgacagcaaacgtcaaattgatTGCTGCATTGGAAGCGTCATCTATCAGCCAATATTACCCTTAATGATGTAaaatttcttgggagataatgaatattatttcgaaagaattaaactaaattcgtagatttgtataatcaagaatagtttaaaaaaatatcttcttttatttccgctagggtacaatgactgatctcCTTTGGAGTTTTATGCCACaagagtatataaaatatattgatatatttctgCAGACAATGTCAGAGAAGGAGAAGCAGAGGTTCCACCAGATGGCGGAGCAGGACAAGAAGCGCTACGACCTGGAGATGCAGAACTACGTGCCGCCTAAGGACGTGAAGGTGCGCGGCCGGAAGCGGCAGCAGCACAAGGACCCCAACGCGCCCAAGCGATCGCTGTGAGTTTATGGTCGCGAGtttattcatgttttttttttcctaatattatgacctaacaaatgaactaactaaaaatggctatgtagttagtctgtacgccgtagaagtaggtgcgagagaaTTACCAGCAAAATATCTCTATTTATCTTGCTTAatgaccttggcctctctaaaagtaaaagtaaaagttccatattagaacgagtatccaaaggtGCACTAATAGGGTCttatcaaatttggctaggcaggaagaacaacacaagcagaaAACGGAGTGTTGAtagatcgtcaaggaattccttaaccctacatcctgtagtcacaagttcaggactctgctcggagtttttctctctaccacgcggtgacccggcacccgcacggtgaatacatggaatgctaagatattcgtctcttatTAGTTtcacttgtatgtatgtaagaaaatcttggaatcctaaTTTGACTCACTTCCCGGTCATCGATTAAGATGAAAGGACATgtccaaaatgggcctttattgtttataattaataagcaggtcgatagaatatacaaattgctgtttaatccggcataccagagaattttcttaattctctgcgtgtgtgaagtctgccaatctgcatggggccagcgtggtggactgttggtctaacccctctcattctgaggagagactcgagctcaacagtgagccgaatatgagttgataacgaacacaaaagatttttttttattgctcaaCGTGTTCATGATATCCACAGATCGGCGTTCTTCTGGTTCTGCAACGATGAACGTTCCAAGGTGAAGGCCAACAACCCCGAGTACACCATGGGCGACATAGCCAAGGAACTCGGCCGGCGCTGGGCCGCCGCCGTACCAGAGACCAAGTACAAGTACGAGTCGCTCAGCGAACAAGACAAAGCGAGATATGATAGGGTGAgtattgctttttatttatttatttacttagcatcCATGCACTTACAAAGTAATATGTCGGAGAAAAACgggtttgacatcagaagcggttgtctgcaaaacacaattattgaatgaaagtctgtcaggtctaacaattcccactaagaatgttacaaataaaccctgagtggcagaggaagcccttgagtggagtcacgcacttgtgaacggtgtgtgtagggttaaaggtaccttcgactgttaacaaacactccccttttccactcaagtcactctcccgccTATCACATAACAACCTAGGATTATTATCCAACAAAGATGTCTTTACACCTAGCTTTGTACTATCTCGACTCATGACATGCATTAGCATGCACGTCACATGGGCCTGGTTAGGGTAttgcttataataataatgtgacattctaataatatatattacatttcattcgacaaaattaaaaataaaagtaaaattaaagttgaaaggagatcattcattttggaccctttttgaaagtgccagccaacgaaaaaaaaatgcacgaatcgttagaactgaCCATTtgagtaatagctaatatggcatgaaagttgtaggagggctctgaatcAGGTTTGATGACTTTTTTCAAACAACCATTTGTAACTCCTGGAAAACTGTCCAGGTAAAACTACCAAATGATTGTACTATAGTAGgcaattgttaatgatgatcagATAATGATTACCGACTCACGAAATACTTCATTATGTACTTACATACAGACAACCcgaatattacgagtattattacTGTTGATTTCTTTCGCCATTGTATGTCCTGAGAATTGTCCTCTAACTATTGCAGGAGATGACAGCCTACAAGAAAGATCCACTAGCTCTTGTccaacaacagcaacaacacAAAGC
This window of the Bicyclus anynana chromosome 6, ilBicAnyn1.1, whole genome shotgun sequence genome carries:
- the LOC112049277 gene encoding high mobility group protein DSP1 isoform X1, whose product is MGERGATGGAWGARDEASWWEGGSGEIQHQQQLNEEIARSTASATHQLYTYKMTGGFSNNGADNSTPGFDYRIMTGSNTREESPQQPWWYASGSVESQQTSSPTPQNQSSPDSDQSNQANGQIQQNHQALRQQAQEQNQIQQSQLQQQLQQQQQNLQQALQHQTQNLQQTLQHQQQTLQQMLQQQQQQQQQNNSQQAIQLQVSQAQAQAIVQAQAALQQQVAQTLQQQQQSLQEQLQATQQQQIQAALQRQSATLQELQQQAQQQALLSQATNKGRMPRAKPYNKPRGRMTAYAFFVQTCREEHKKKHPEENVVFAAFSKKCAERWNTMSEKEKQRFHQMAEQDKKRYDLEMQNYVPPKDVKVRGRKRQQHKDPNAPKRSLSAFFWFCNDERSKVKANNPEYTMGDIAKELGRRWAAAVPETKYKYESLSEQDKARYDREMTAYKKDPLALVQQQQQHKADTDEELVEYEVDEQYK
- the LOC112049277 gene encoding high mobility group protein DSP1 isoform X2, encoding MHQYVPQNQSSPDSDQSNQANGQIQQNHQALRQQAQEQNQIQQSQLQQQLQQQQQNLQQALQHQTQNLQQTLQHQQQTLQQMLQQQQQQQQQNNSQQAIQLQVSQAQAQAIVQAQAALQQQVAQTLQQQQQSLQEQLQATQQQQIQAALQRQSATLQELQQQAQQQALLSQATNKGRMPRAKPYNKPRGRMTAYAFFVQTCREEHKKKHPEENVVFAAFSKKCAERWNTMSEKEKQRFHQMAEQDKKRYDLEMQNYVPPKDVKVRGRKRQQHKDPNAPKRSLSAFFWFCNDERSKVKANNPEYTMGDIAKELGRRWAAAVPETKYKYESLSEQDKARYDREMTAYKKDPLALVQQQQQHKADTDEELVEYEVDEQYK
- the LOC112049277 gene encoding high mobility group protein DSP1 isoform X3, encoding MLQQQQQQQQQNNSQQAIQLQVSQAQAQAIVQAQAALQQQVAQTLQQQQQSLQEQLQATQQQQIQAALQRQSATLQELQQQAQQQALLSQATNKGRMPRAKPYNKPRGRMTAYAFFVQTCREEHKKKHPEENVVFAAFSKKCAERWNTMSEKEKQRFHQMAEQDKKRYDLEMQNYVPPKDVKVRGRKRQQHKDPNAPKRSLSAFFWFCNDERSKVKANNPEYTMGDIAKELGRRWAAAVPETKYKYESLSEQDKARYDREMTAYKKDPLALVQQQQQHKADTDEELVEYEVDEQYK